A window of the Blastopirellula sediminis genome harbors these coding sequences:
- a CDS encoding TraR/DksA C4-type zinc finger protein, whose product MERLEISCPDCHWHRICNHLEMVQRLTTLGMFRREEAPDPNLVVELFRRSAGKMSCGDCERIGLKVDIPREDEEDWDQRRVCKMCRQPIPLERLEVFPDADTCVRCREKLDSADDHATPDYCPKCGEIMSLSTSRGGGMTRYRMRCPRCG is encoded by the coding sequence ATGGAACGCCTCGAAATCTCTTGCCCAGACTGCCATTGGCATCGGATCTGCAACCATCTGGAGATGGTCCAGCGGCTGACGACGCTCGGCATGTTTCGTCGCGAAGAGGCTCCGGACCCTAATTTGGTCGTCGAACTCTTCCGCCGCAGTGCAGGAAAAATGTCGTGCGGCGATTGCGAGCGGATCGGCCTGAAGGTCGACATCCCGCGCGAAGACGAGGAAGACTGGGATCAGCGCCGCGTCTGCAAGATGTGTCGTCAACCGATTCCGCTGGAACGACTTGAGGTCTTTCCCGACGCCGACACGTGCGTCCGCTGTCGCGAAAAGCTCGACAGCGCCGATGATCACGCGACGCCCGACTACTGTCCGAAGTGTGGCGAGATCATGTCCCTCTCCACGAGCCGCGGCGGCGGCATGACCCGTTATCGAATGCGGTGCCCACGATGCGGATAG
- a CDS encoding esterase/lipase family protein, with product MIDSATPTRNEKVALIHGFASTSLLLKRLERQIRAAGFATQRYGYFSLIGDIEAYARRFSETLRKIDEEADVERLHIVAHSLGGLVTRRALQLYRPAHLGRVVFLASPHHGLYAGRFWGGLLNLVQCRAVAQMSDVPDSYVNQLAPPDFEFAAIAATYDHLVPEHSAHLEGCVDYRIYPTMHTALLLRRDVAQDICNYLAQGRFLDATLTKEAI from the coding sequence ATGATTGATTCGGCGACGCCGACCCGAAACGAGAAAGTGGCGCTGATCCACGGATTCGCGTCAACCAGCTTGTTATTGAAGCGACTGGAACGCCAGATTCGGGCGGCCGGATTCGCAACGCAGCGCTATGGATATTTCAGCCTGATCGGCGATATCGAAGCGTACGCACGTCGTTTTTCGGAGACGTTGCGCAAGATCGACGAAGAGGCGGACGTCGAACGTTTGCACATCGTCGCGCATAGCCTGGGCGGACTTGTGACCCGCCGAGCGCTGCAGCTTTATCGCCCGGCCCATTTGGGCCGAGTCGTCTTTCTCGCGAGCCCGCATCATGGTCTGTATGCGGGACGATTTTGGGGAGGTCTGCTCAACCTGGTGCAATGCCGCGCGGTAGCGCAGATGTCGGACGTGCCCGACAGCTATGTGAACCAGCTGGCGCCTCCCGATTTTGAATTCGCGGCGATCGCCGCGACGTACGATCACCTGGTCCCTGAACATTCGGCGCATCTCGAAGGTTGCGTCGACTACCGCATCTACCCGACGATGCACACGGCGTTGCTTTTGCGGCGCGACGTCGCTCAAGACATTTGCAACTACCTTGCCCAGGGACGTTTTCTCGACGCTACTCTTACGAAAGAGGCCATATGA